From Tripterygium wilfordii isolate XIE 37 chromosome 16, ASM1340144v1, whole genome shotgun sequence, one genomic window encodes:
- the LOC119981112 gene encoding la-related protein 6B-like isoform X2 gives MAQEDDLDSDKSQSQATSSSTEPSLSRNLSLSKLNAQAPAFVPTRNPTSRSDPPPHQQQQRLVIPPPPMVHVYPPAAAASPTHPPPPPPFHVPVHSPVRVPTHVVPIQNHHSQHHSNQRNHQRHQNHYHPHSQHHQYVPVHYHGQDQYHDSGVGEQEVEASTKKGHQTTQAQGEQNHGDPPSKNGVSEEAAQKILNQVEYYFSDLNLATTDHLMRCISKDPEGYVPISVVASFKKIKTLLISNSQLATVLRTSPKLVVSEDGKKVRRQHLLTDMEGLQSRIVVAENLPEDHCHQNLMKFFSSVGSVKTIRTCQPQASSGGTSSASRSAKADGMHCSNKLHAFVEYESVEFAEKAVTELNDEGNWRSGLRVCLMLKRTAKSAQARGKKANDGEGHYEEEDTSMSDLRPNDKQAGDSSQQFDVHSHDHTGEGHINDKDGLSKKGRNRGQGKDRGRTQHQQNNRGHHMGTPLSNNMVFNEQQIPAKQPPGPRMPDGTRGFAMGRGKPVAVNME, from the exons ATGGCCCAAGAAGACGACCTAGATTCTGACAAGTCTCAGTCTCAAGCTACTTCCTCATCTACAGAGCCGTCGTTATCCAGAAACTTGTCGCTTAGTAAGCTCAACGCTCAGGCGCCTGCATTCGTGCCCACTCGGAATCCTACATCTCGGTCAGATCCACCTCCACATCAACAGCAGCAGCGGCTAGTTATCCCTCCTCCTCCTATGGTGCATGTCTACCCACCTGCCGCTGCTGCTTCTCCCActcatcctcctcctcccccGCCATTTCATGTCCCTGTACACAGTCCCGTGCGCGTGCCAACCCATGTGGTTCCCATCCAGAATCATCACAGTCAGCACCATAGTAATCAGAGGAATCATCAACGTCATCAAAATCATTACCACCCTCATAGTCAGCATCATCAATATGTGCCGGTGCACTATCACGGCCAGGATCAGTATCATGACAGTGGCGTTGGTGAGCAGGAGGTTGAAGCTTCAACGAAGAAGGGGCATCAAACAACGCAAGCTCAGGGAGAACAAAATCACGGTGATCCCCCATCGAAAAACGGGGTATCAGAGGAAGCCGCACAAAAGATTTTGAATCAG GTGGAGTATTATTTCAGTGATCTTAACTTGGCCACTACCGATCATCTGATGAGGTGCATTAGCAAAGATCCAGAAGGATATG TGCCCATATCTGTTGTTGCATCTTTCAAGAAGATAAAAACCCTCTTAATTAGTAATTCTCAGCTTGCCACTGTTCTGAGGACTTCACCAAAGCTG GTAGTCAGTGAGGATGGGAAGAAAGTAAGACGACAGCATCTCTTAACTGACATGGAAGGATTGCAA TCTCGCATAGTAGTTGCTGAAAATTTACCTGAAGATCATTGTCACCAAAATctcatgaaatttttttcttccgtTGGGAG TGTGAAGACAATCCGTACTTGTCAGCCTCAAGCTTCTTCTGGTGGAACTTCTTCAGCATCGAGATCGGCAAAAGCTGATGGCATGCATTGCAGTAATAAG CTGCATGCATTCGTGGAATACGAGTCTGTTGAGTTTGCCGAGAAAGCA GTTACTGAGCTAAATGATGAGGGTAACTGGAGGAGTGGGCTTAGGGTCTGCTTGATGCTCAAACGCACG GCAAAATCTGCTCAAGCGCGAGGGAAGAAAGCAAATGATGGGGAAGGGCATTATGAGGAAGAGGACACTTCAATGTCTGATCTGCGGCCTAATGATAAACAGGCTGGAGATTCTTCCCAACAGTTTGATGTCCACTCACACGATCATACA GGAGAGGGACATATCAATGACAAGGATGGTCTGTCAAAGAAGGGGCGTAACAGGGGGCAGGGAAAGGACCGTGGGCGGACTCAACACCAACAGAATAATCGTGGACACCACATGGGAACACCCCTTTCAAATAACATGGTTTTCAATGAGCAGCAAATACCAGCAAAGCAACCTCCTGGGCCACGAATGCCTGATGGTACAAGAGGATTTGCAATGGGTCGAGGGAAGCCAGTGGCTGTTAACAtggaatga
- the LOC119981112 gene encoding la-related protein 6B-like isoform X4 — protein MAQEDDLDSDKSQSQATSSSTEPSLSRNLSLSKLNAQAPAFVPTRNPTSRSDPPPHQQQQRLVIPPPPMVHVYPPAAAASPTHPPPPPPFHVPVHSPVRVPTHVVPIQNHHSQHHSNQRNHQRHQNHYHPHSQHHQYVPVHYHGQDQYHDSGVGEQEVEASTKKGHQTTQAQGEQNHGDPPSKNGVSEEAAQKILNQVEYYFSDLNLATTDHLMRCISKDPEGYVPISVVASFKKIKTLLISNSQLATVLRTSPKLVVSEDGKKVRRQHLLTDMEGLQSRIVVAENLPEDHCHQNLMKFFSSVGSVKTIRTCQPQASSGGTSSASRSAKADGMHCSNKVTELNDEGNWRSGLRVCLMLKRTAKSAQARGKKANDGEGHYEEEDTSMSDLRPNDKQAGDSSQQFDVHSHDHTGEGHINDKDGLSKKGRNRGQGKDRGRTQHQQNNRGHHMGTPLSNNMVFNEQQIPAKQPPGPRMPDGTRGFAMGRGKPVAVNME, from the exons ATGGCCCAAGAAGACGACCTAGATTCTGACAAGTCTCAGTCTCAAGCTACTTCCTCATCTACAGAGCCGTCGTTATCCAGAAACTTGTCGCTTAGTAAGCTCAACGCTCAGGCGCCTGCATTCGTGCCCACTCGGAATCCTACATCTCGGTCAGATCCACCTCCACATCAACAGCAGCAGCGGCTAGTTATCCCTCCTCCTCCTATGGTGCATGTCTACCCACCTGCCGCTGCTGCTTCTCCCActcatcctcctcctcccccGCCATTTCATGTCCCTGTACACAGTCCCGTGCGCGTGCCAACCCATGTGGTTCCCATCCAGAATCATCACAGTCAGCACCATAGTAATCAGAGGAATCATCAACGTCATCAAAATCATTACCACCCTCATAGTCAGCATCATCAATATGTGCCGGTGCACTATCACGGCCAGGATCAGTATCATGACAGTGGCGTTGGTGAGCAGGAGGTTGAAGCTTCAACGAAGAAGGGGCATCAAACAACGCAAGCTCAGGGAGAACAAAATCACGGTGATCCCCCATCGAAAAACGGGGTATCAGAGGAAGCCGCACAAAAGATTTTGAATCAG GTGGAGTATTATTTCAGTGATCTTAACTTGGCCACTACCGATCATCTGATGAGGTGCATTAGCAAAGATCCAGAAGGATATG TGCCCATATCTGTTGTTGCATCTTTCAAGAAGATAAAAACCCTCTTAATTAGTAATTCTCAGCTTGCCACTGTTCTGAGGACTTCACCAAAGCTG GTAGTCAGTGAGGATGGGAAGAAAGTAAGACGACAGCATCTCTTAACTGACATGGAAGGATTGCAA TCTCGCATAGTAGTTGCTGAAAATTTACCTGAAGATCATTGTCACCAAAATctcatgaaatttttttcttccgtTGGGAG TGTGAAGACAATCCGTACTTGTCAGCCTCAAGCTTCTTCTGGTGGAACTTCTTCAGCATCGAGATCGGCAAAAGCTGATGGCATGCATTGCAGTAATAAG GTTACTGAGCTAAATGATGAGGGTAACTGGAGGAGTGGGCTTAGGGTCTGCTTGATGCTCAAACGCACG GCAAAATCTGCTCAAGCGCGAGGGAAGAAAGCAAATGATGGGGAAGGGCATTATGAGGAAGAGGACACTTCAATGTCTGATCTGCGGCCTAATGATAAACAGGCTGGAGATTCTTCCCAACAGTTTGATGTCCACTCACACGATCATACA GGAGAGGGACATATCAATGACAAGGATGGTCTGTCAAAGAAGGGGCGTAACAGGGGGCAGGGAAAGGACCGTGGGCGGACTCAACACCAACAGAATAATCGTGGACACCACATGGGAACACCCCTTTCAAATAACATGGTTTTCAATGAGCAGCAAATACCAGCAAAGCAACCTCCTGGGCCACGAATGCCTGATGGTACAAGAGGATTTGCAATGGGTCGAGGGAAGCCAGTGGCTGTTAACAtggaatga
- the LOC119981112 gene encoding la-related protein 6B-like isoform X3: MAQEDDLDSDKSQSQATSSSTEPSLSRNLSLSKLNAQAPAFVPTRNPTSRSDPPPHQQQQRLVIPPPPMVHVYPPAAAASPTHPPPPPPFHVPVHSPVRVPTHVVPIQNHHSQHHSNQRNHQRHQNHYHPHSQHHQYVPVHYHGQDQYHDSGVGEQEVEASTKKGHQTTQAQGEQNHGDPPSKNGVSEEAAQKILNQVEYYFSDLNLATTDHLMRCISKDPEGYVPISVVASFKKIKTLLISNSQLATVLRTSPKLVVSEDGKKVRRQHLLTDMEGLQSRIVVAENLPEDHCHQNLMKFFSSVGSVKTIRTCQPQASSGGTSSASRSAKADGMHCSNKVTELNDEGNWRSGLRVCLMLKRTVTSMAKSAQARGKKANDGEGHYEEEDTSMSDLRPNDKQAGDSSQQFDVHSHDHTGEGHINDKDGLSKKGRNRGQGKDRGRTQHQQNNRGHHMGTPLSNNMVFNEQQIPAKQPPGPRMPDGTRGFAMGRGKPVAVNME; this comes from the exons ATGGCCCAAGAAGACGACCTAGATTCTGACAAGTCTCAGTCTCAAGCTACTTCCTCATCTACAGAGCCGTCGTTATCCAGAAACTTGTCGCTTAGTAAGCTCAACGCTCAGGCGCCTGCATTCGTGCCCACTCGGAATCCTACATCTCGGTCAGATCCACCTCCACATCAACAGCAGCAGCGGCTAGTTATCCCTCCTCCTCCTATGGTGCATGTCTACCCACCTGCCGCTGCTGCTTCTCCCActcatcctcctcctcccccGCCATTTCATGTCCCTGTACACAGTCCCGTGCGCGTGCCAACCCATGTGGTTCCCATCCAGAATCATCACAGTCAGCACCATAGTAATCAGAGGAATCATCAACGTCATCAAAATCATTACCACCCTCATAGTCAGCATCATCAATATGTGCCGGTGCACTATCACGGCCAGGATCAGTATCATGACAGTGGCGTTGGTGAGCAGGAGGTTGAAGCTTCAACGAAGAAGGGGCATCAAACAACGCAAGCTCAGGGAGAACAAAATCACGGTGATCCCCCATCGAAAAACGGGGTATCAGAGGAAGCCGCACAAAAGATTTTGAATCAG GTGGAGTATTATTTCAGTGATCTTAACTTGGCCACTACCGATCATCTGATGAGGTGCATTAGCAAAGATCCAGAAGGATATG TGCCCATATCTGTTGTTGCATCTTTCAAGAAGATAAAAACCCTCTTAATTAGTAATTCTCAGCTTGCCACTGTTCTGAGGACTTCACCAAAGCTG GTAGTCAGTGAGGATGGGAAGAAAGTAAGACGACAGCATCTCTTAACTGACATGGAAGGATTGCAA TCTCGCATAGTAGTTGCTGAAAATTTACCTGAAGATCATTGTCACCAAAATctcatgaaatttttttcttccgtTGGGAG TGTGAAGACAATCCGTACTTGTCAGCCTCAAGCTTCTTCTGGTGGAACTTCTTCAGCATCGAGATCGGCAAAAGCTGATGGCATGCATTGCAGTAATAAG GTTACTGAGCTAAATGATGAGGGTAACTGGAGGAGTGGGCTTAGGGTCTGCTTGATGCTCAAACGCACGGTAACCTCAatg GCAAAATCTGCTCAAGCGCGAGGGAAGAAAGCAAATGATGGGGAAGGGCATTATGAGGAAGAGGACACTTCAATGTCTGATCTGCGGCCTAATGATAAACAGGCTGGAGATTCTTCCCAACAGTTTGATGTCCACTCACACGATCATACA GGAGAGGGACATATCAATGACAAGGATGGTCTGTCAAAGAAGGGGCGTAACAGGGGGCAGGGAAAGGACCGTGGGCGGACTCAACACCAACAGAATAATCGTGGACACCACATGGGAACACCCCTTTCAAATAACATGGTTTTCAATGAGCAGCAAATACCAGCAAAGCAACCTCCTGGGCCACGAATGCCTGATGGTACAAGAGGATTTGCAATGGGTCGAGGGAAGCCAGTGGCTGTTAACAtggaatga
- the LOC119980423 gene encoding outer envelope pore protein 37, chloroplastic, whose amino-acid sequence MVEPTPSSLPSPSSPSPNHLVPPTLSADPPPPPSQSAGGPILPFPKRPSFRVTSEFDSDSSVFFHKVSCKLFDSLAKLKLSFQNNNKGEVSDPQLVFTSKHLSLHYDLEEQDALVKASFDVGPRLHFKAAHDVKANQGEVAMVANLADPGYALELSSPVPYIGLPKATIKFPLGEVSLEEREEEEVKRALSINGIVKSHILNGICTAQYSDEDLKLRYCYKDDAISFIPSISLPSNSLSFALKRCFSPSDKLSYWYNFDSDKWSAVYKHTYGKDFKFKAGYDSEVRLGWASLWVGDEGGKAKTAPMKMKVQFMLQVPQDDITSSALMFRVKKRWDI is encoded by the exons ATGGTGGAACCAACGCCTTCATCGTTACCGTCGCCGTCGTCTCCGAGCCCTAACCATCTCGTCCCACCAACTCTGTCTGCCGATCCTCCACCACCGCCATCACAGTCAGCAGGGGGGCCCATCCTCCCCTTCCCCAAGAGGCCGTCGTTTCGGGTTACCTCCGAGTTCGACAGTGACAGCTCCGTCTTCTTCCACAAAGTATCATGCAAGCTCTTCGATAGCCTCGCTAAGCTCAAGCTCTCCTTCCAGAACAACAACAAGGGAGAGGTTTCTGATCCCCAGCTCGTCTTCACCTCCAAGCACCTCTCCCTCCACTATGACCTTGAGGAACAGGACGCCCTCGTCAAGGCATCCTTCGATGTCGGTCCTAGGCTTCACTTTAAGGCAGCGCACGATGTCAAG GCCAACCAAGGTGAGGTGGCGATGGTTGCAAACCTTGCTGATCCTGGCTATGCACTCGAACTTTCGTCTCCCGTTCCATATATTGGCCTG CCAAAAGCAACCATCAAGTTCCCACTTGGCGAGGTTTCATTggaggagagagaagaggaagaagtgaAGAGAGCATTGTCAATTAATGGGATTGTTAAAAGTCATATATTGAATGGGATTTGCACAGCTCAATACAGCGATGAagatttgaaattaagataCTGCTACAAG GATGATGCAATATCTTTTATCCCTAGCATTTCACTACCTTCAAATTCTTTATCATTTGCATTAAAGCGTTGTTTCAGCCCTTCTGATAAGTTGAG TTACTGGTACAATTTTGATTCTGACAAGTGGAGTGCAGTCTACAAACATACATATGGCAAAGACTTCAAATTTAAGGCTGGTTATGATTCAGAGGTGCGACTCGGCTGGGCATCTCTTTGG GTTGGGGATGAAGGTGGCAAGGCAAAGACAGCTCCAATGAAGATGAAGGTACAGTTTATGCTTCAAGTGCCACAAGATGACATCACGTCATCTGCTTTAATGTTTCGTGTTAAGAAGAGGTGGGACATTTGA
- the LOC119981112 gene encoding la-related protein 6B-like isoform X1: MAQEDDLDSDKSQSQATSSSTEPSLSRNLSLSKLNAQAPAFVPTRNPTSRSDPPPHQQQQRLVIPPPPMVHVYPPAAAASPTHPPPPPPFHVPVHSPVRVPTHVVPIQNHHSQHHSNQRNHQRHQNHYHPHSQHHQYVPVHYHGQDQYHDSGVGEQEVEASTKKGHQTTQAQGEQNHGDPPSKNGVSEEAAQKILNQVEYYFSDLNLATTDHLMRCISKDPEGYVPISVVASFKKIKTLLISNSQLATVLRTSPKLVVSEDGKKVRRQHLLTDMEGLQSRIVVAENLPEDHCHQNLMKFFSSVGSVKTIRTCQPQASSGGTSSASRSAKADGMHCSNKLHAFVEYESVEFAEKAVTELNDEGNWRSGLRVCLMLKRTVTSMAKSAQARGKKANDGEGHYEEEDTSMSDLRPNDKQAGDSSQQFDVHSHDHTGEGHINDKDGLSKKGRNRGQGKDRGRTQHQQNNRGHHMGTPLSNNMVFNEQQIPAKQPPGPRMPDGTRGFAMGRGKPVAVNME; the protein is encoded by the exons ATGGCCCAAGAAGACGACCTAGATTCTGACAAGTCTCAGTCTCAAGCTACTTCCTCATCTACAGAGCCGTCGTTATCCAGAAACTTGTCGCTTAGTAAGCTCAACGCTCAGGCGCCTGCATTCGTGCCCACTCGGAATCCTACATCTCGGTCAGATCCACCTCCACATCAACAGCAGCAGCGGCTAGTTATCCCTCCTCCTCCTATGGTGCATGTCTACCCACCTGCCGCTGCTGCTTCTCCCActcatcctcctcctcccccGCCATTTCATGTCCCTGTACACAGTCCCGTGCGCGTGCCAACCCATGTGGTTCCCATCCAGAATCATCACAGTCAGCACCATAGTAATCAGAGGAATCATCAACGTCATCAAAATCATTACCACCCTCATAGTCAGCATCATCAATATGTGCCGGTGCACTATCACGGCCAGGATCAGTATCATGACAGTGGCGTTGGTGAGCAGGAGGTTGAAGCTTCAACGAAGAAGGGGCATCAAACAACGCAAGCTCAGGGAGAACAAAATCACGGTGATCCCCCATCGAAAAACGGGGTATCAGAGGAAGCCGCACAAAAGATTTTGAATCAG GTGGAGTATTATTTCAGTGATCTTAACTTGGCCACTACCGATCATCTGATGAGGTGCATTAGCAAAGATCCAGAAGGATATG TGCCCATATCTGTTGTTGCATCTTTCAAGAAGATAAAAACCCTCTTAATTAGTAATTCTCAGCTTGCCACTGTTCTGAGGACTTCACCAAAGCTG GTAGTCAGTGAGGATGGGAAGAAAGTAAGACGACAGCATCTCTTAACTGACATGGAAGGATTGCAA TCTCGCATAGTAGTTGCTGAAAATTTACCTGAAGATCATTGTCACCAAAATctcatgaaatttttttcttccgtTGGGAG TGTGAAGACAATCCGTACTTGTCAGCCTCAAGCTTCTTCTGGTGGAACTTCTTCAGCATCGAGATCGGCAAAAGCTGATGGCATGCATTGCAGTAATAAG CTGCATGCATTCGTGGAATACGAGTCTGTTGAGTTTGCCGAGAAAGCA GTTACTGAGCTAAATGATGAGGGTAACTGGAGGAGTGGGCTTAGGGTCTGCTTGATGCTCAAACGCACGGTAACCTCAatg GCAAAATCTGCTCAAGCGCGAGGGAAGAAAGCAAATGATGGGGAAGGGCATTATGAGGAAGAGGACACTTCAATGTCTGATCTGCGGCCTAATGATAAACAGGCTGGAGATTCTTCCCAACAGTTTGATGTCCACTCACACGATCATACA GGAGAGGGACATATCAATGACAAGGATGGTCTGTCAAAGAAGGGGCGTAACAGGGGGCAGGGAAAGGACCGTGGGCGGACTCAACACCAACAGAATAATCGTGGACACCACATGGGAACACCCCTTTCAAATAACATGGTTTTCAATGAGCAGCAAATACCAGCAAAGCAACCTCCTGGGCCACGAATGCCTGATGGTACAAGAGGATTTGCAATGGGTCGAGGGAAGCCAGTGGCTGTTAACAtggaatga
- the LOC119980424 gene encoding uncharacterized protein LOC119980424, with amino-acid sequence MADLSCKTLAKQRTPLVQCKRHCGVRKPRRLPNRKLKRRIKATIEQLRAEMVEIGEEQQCIKEGHSQVRKKYEEIEAKREQLKRETEVIVKQSASIQVRLNLMFRILKARAQNDSVVVAQLTQLLRLFSFPSAQLTQLLV; translated from the exons ATGGCAGATTTGTCTTGCAAAACATTAGCAAAGCAGAGGACTCCGCTGGTTCAATGCAAGAGACATTGTGGAGTAAGAAAGCCTAGGAGACTCCCG AATAGGAAATTGAAGAGGAGAATAAAGGCTACGATTGAGCAACTAAGAGCGGAGATGGTGGAGATTGGGGAGGAACAACAATGCATAAAAGAAGGGCATAGTCAAGTGAGGAAGAAGTATGAGGAGATTGAGGCAAAGCGAGAGCAACTCAAGAGGGAAACAGAGGTCATTGTGAAGCAGAGTGCGAGCATCCAAGTACGTCTCAATTTGATGTTCAGAATCTTGAAAGCCAGAGCACAAAATGATTCTGTTGTGGTAGCTCAACTTACTCAGTTGCTACGGTTGTTTTCATTTCCTTCAGCTCAACTTACTCAGTTACTTGTTTGA